Proteins encoded together in one Orcinus orca chromosome 13, mOrcOrc1.1, whole genome shotgun sequence window:
- the RETSAT gene encoding all-trans-retinol 13,14-reductase — translation MWLLLLPLAALLLLAVLGKVCKGLFSSSSPNPFSEDVKRPPAPLVTDNEARKKVLKQAFSASRVPEKLDVVVIGSGFGGLAAAAILTKAGKRVLVLEQHTKAGGCCHTFGQNGLEFDTGIHYIGRMQEGSFGRFILDQITEGQLDWAPTASPFDIMVLEGPNGQKEFPMYSGEKAYVQGLKEKFPQEEAAIDKYIRLVKVVSRGVSHAILLKILPLLMVQVLNKYGLLTHFSSFLHASTQSLAEVLRELPASPELQAVLSYIFPTYGVTASLTTFAMHALLVDHYIKGAFYPRGGSSEIAFHTIPVIQRAGGAVLTRAPVQSILLDSAGKACGVTVKKGQELVSIYCPVVISNAGVFNTYEYLLPEKARCLPGVKRQLGMVRPGLSMFSVFICLRGTKKDLGLPSTNYYVYFDTDMDMAMEHYLSLPADKAVEHMPVLFITFPSAKDPSWEDRFSGRSTGVVLVPTSYEWFEEWRDEPQGKRSSGYETLKSSFVEAALSVVLKLFPQLEGKVDSVTGGSPLTNQFYLAAPRGACYGADHDLGRLHPGAMASMRAQSPIPNLYLTGQDVFTCGLMGALQGALLCSSAILKRNLYSDLQKLGSRVQAQKKKN, via the exons ATGTGGCTGTTGCTGCTGCCGCTGGCTGCGCTGCTGCTGCTGGCCGTCCTCGGCAAAGTTTGCAAGGGGTTGTTCTCCAGCAGCTCCCCGAACCCCTTCTCCGAGGATGTCAAGCGGCCACCCGCGCCCCTGGTGACCGACAACGAGGCCAGGAAGAAGGTTCTCAAGCAAG CTTTCTCAGCCAGCCGAGTGCCAGAGAAGCTGGATGTGGTGGTCATAGGCAGTGGCTTTGGGGGCCTGGCGGCAGCGGCGATCCTAACCAAAGCTGGCAAGCGAGTTCTGGTGCTGGAACAACATACCAAGGCGGGAGGCTGTTGTCATACGTTCGGACAGAATGGCCTTGAATTTGACACGG GAATCCATTATATCGGGCGCATGCAGGAGGGCAGCTTTGGCCGTTTTATCTTGGACCAGATCACTGAGGGGCAGTTGGACTGGGCTCCCACGGCCTCTCCCTTTGACATCATGGTACTAGAAGGGCCCAATGGCCAAAAGGAGTTTCCCATGTACAGTGGGGAGAAAGCCTACGTACAGGGCCTCAAGGAGAAGTTTCCCCAGGAGGAAGCTGCCATCGACAAGTATATAAGGCTGGTTAAG GTGGTATCCAGAGGAGTCAGTCATGCCATCTTGTTGAAGATCCTCCCGCTGCTCATGGTTCAGGTCCTCAACAAGTATGGGCTGCTCACCCATTTCTCTTCGTTCCTCCATGCATCCACCCAGAGCCTGGCCGAGGTCCTGCGGGAGCTGCCAGCCTCCCCGGAGCTCCAGGCCGTGCTCAGCTACATCTTTCCCACTTATG gCGTGACCGCCAGCCTCACCACCTTTGCCATGCATGCTCTGCTGGTTGACCACTACATAAAAGGGGCCTTTTATCCCCGAGGGGGTTCCAGTGAAATCGCTTTCCACACCATCCCTGTGATTCAGCGGGCCGGGGGTGCTGTCTTGACGAGGGCCCCTGTGCAGAGCATCTTGCTGGACTCAGCTGGGAAAGCCTGCG GTGTCACTGTGAAGAAGGGTCAGGAGCTGGTGAGCATCTATTGCCCCGTCGTGATCTCCAACGCAGGAGTATTCAACACCTATGAGTACCTGTTGCCAGAGAAGGCCCGCTGTCTGCCAG GTGTGAAGCGGCAGCTGGGGATGGTGCGGCCCGGCTTGAGCATGTTCTCTGTCTTCATCTGCCTCCGAGGCACCAAGAAGGACCTGGGGCTGCCGTCTACCAACTACTACGTTTATTTTGATACAGACATGGACATGGC gatGGAGCACTACCTCTCTCTGCCTGCGGACAAGGCTGTAGAGCACATGCCCGTTCTCTTCATTACTTTCCCGTCAGCCAAGGACCCGTCGTGGGAGGACCGGTTTTCAG GCCGCTCCACAGGGGTCGTGCTGGTGCCCACCTCCTATGAGTGGTTCGAGGAGTGGCGGGACGAGCCCCAGGGAAAGCGGAGCAGCGGCTACGAGACCCTCAAGAGCTCCTTTGTTGAAGCCGCTCTGTCGGTCGTCCTGAAGCTCTTCCCACAGCTGGAGGGGAAG GTGGACAGTGTGACTGGAGGGTCCCCGTTGACAAATCAGTTCTACCTGGCAGCTCCCCGGGGGGCCTGCTACGGGGCTGACCACGACCTGGGCCGCCTGCATCCTGGTGCGATGGCCTCCATGAGGGCCCAGAGCCCCATCCCCAACCTCTACCTGACAG GCCAGGATGTCTTCACCTGTGGGTTGATGGGAGCCCTGCAAGGGGCCCTGCTGTGCAGCAGTGCCATCCTGAAGCGGAACCTGTACTCAGATCTTCAGAAGCTTGGCTCAAGGGTCCAGgcacagaagaagaagaactaG